One window of Hylemonella gracilis genomic DNA carries:
- the rpsA gene encoding 30S ribosomal protein S1, with the protein MSESFAALFEESLKRSEMKAGEVITAEVVRIDHNHVVVNAGLKSEAFVPVEEFKNDQGELEVQVGDFVSVAVDAIENGYGDTILSRDKAKRLASWMSLEKALESGEFVTGTTSGKVKGGLTVLVNGIRAFLPGSLVDTRPTKDLTPYENKTLEFKVIKLDRKRNNVVLSRRAVVEASMGEERAKLMQNLKEGAIVNGVVKNITEYGAFVDLGGIDGLLHITDMAWRRVRHPSEVVQAGQEIMAKILKFDTEKNRVSLGLKQMGDDPWLGVSRRYPQSTRLFGKVTNIADYGAFVELEPGIEGLVHVSEMDWTNKNVAPSKLVSLGDEVEVMVLEIDEDKRRISLGMKQCKANPWQEFAQNTKRGDRVKGPVKSITDFGVFVGLAAGIDGLVHLSDLSWNEPGEAAVRNYKKGQEVDAIVLAIDVDRERISLGIKQLDGDPFATFTSINDKGATVTGKVKTVDARGAEIDLGEDVIGYLRASEISRDRVEDARNVLKEGDEVTAVVTNVDRKTRNIQLSIRAKDLADEQGAMANLNQNSGNAGTTSLGALLKAKLDGNNG; encoded by the coding sequence ATGTCTGAATCTTTTGCCGCCCTGTTCGAAGAATCCCTCAAGCGCTCAGAAATGAAAGCGGGCGAGGTCATCACGGCCGAGGTCGTGCGCATCGACCACAACCACGTCGTGGTGAACGCTGGCCTCAAGTCCGAAGCCTTCGTGCCCGTCGAGGAATTCAAGAACGACCAGGGCGAGCTCGAAGTCCAAGTGGGTGACTTCGTGTCCGTGGCCGTCGACGCCATCGAAAACGGCTACGGCGACACCATCCTGTCGCGCGACAAGGCCAAGCGCCTGGCTTCCTGGATGAGCCTGGAAAAGGCCCTGGAATCCGGCGAATTCGTGACCGGCACCACCAGTGGCAAGGTCAAGGGCGGCCTGACCGTGTTGGTCAACGGCATCCGCGCCTTCCTGCCCGGTTCCCTGGTGGACACCCGTCCGACCAAGGACCTGACGCCCTACGAGAACAAGACCCTGGAATTCAAGGTCATCAAGCTGGACCGCAAGCGCAACAACGTGGTGCTGAGCCGCCGCGCCGTGGTGGAAGCCTCCATGGGCGAAGAGCGCGCCAAGCTGATGCAGAATCTCAAGGAAGGCGCCATCGTCAACGGCGTGGTCAAGAACATCACCGAATACGGTGCGTTCGTGGACCTCGGCGGTATCGACGGCCTGCTGCACATCACCGACATGGCCTGGCGCCGCGTGCGCCACCCCAGCGAGGTGGTGCAGGCTGGCCAGGAAATCATGGCCAAGATCCTCAAGTTCGACACCGAGAAGAACCGTGTCTCCCTGGGTCTGAAGCAAATGGGCGACGATCCCTGGCTGGGCGTCTCGCGTCGCTACCCGCAAAGCACGCGCCTGTTCGGCAAGGTCACGAACATCGCCGACTACGGCGCGTTCGTGGAACTGGAACCCGGCATCGAAGGCCTGGTGCACGTCTCCGAAATGGATTGGACCAACAAGAACGTGGCCCCGTCCAAGCTCGTCTCCCTGGGTGACGAAGTGGAAGTGATGGTGCTGGAGATCGACGAAGACAAGCGCCGCATCTCCCTGGGCATGAAGCAGTGCAAGGCCAACCCCTGGCAGGAATTCGCGCAGAACACCAAGCGCGGCGACCGCGTCAAGGGCCCCGTCAAGTCCATCACCGACTTCGGCGTGTTCGTCGGCCTGGCCGCCGGCATCGACGGCCTGGTGCACCTGTCCGACCTGTCCTGGAACGAGCCGGGCGAAGCTGCCGTGCGCAACTACAAGAAGGGCCAGGAAGTGGACGCCATCGTGCTGGCCATCGACGTGGACCGCGAGCGCATCAGCCTGGGCATCAAGCAGCTGGACGGTGACCCCTTCGCCACCTTCACCTCGATCAACGACAAGGGCGCGACCGTGACCGGCAAGGTCAAGACGGTGGATGCCCGCGGCGCCGAGATCGATCTGGGCGAGGACGTGATCGGTTACCTGCGTGCCTCCGAAATCAGCCGCGACCGCGTGGAAGACGCGCGCAACGTGCTGAAGGAAGGCGACGAAGTCACGGCCGTGGTCACGAACGTGGACCGCAAGACCCGCAACATCCAGCTCTCGATCCGCGCCAAGGACTTGGCCGACGAGCAAGGCGCCATGGCGAACCTGAACCAAAACTCGGGCAACGCCGGCACGACCAGCCTGGGCGCGCTGCTGAAGGCCAAGCTCGACGGCAACAACGGCTGA
- a CDS encoding integration host factor subunit beta, producing the protein MTRSDLVEALAARFGQLTHRDAESAVKAILDAMNDALVRGRRIEIRGFGSFSINRRPPRMGRNPRSGESVAIPEKRVPHFKPGKALREAVDASEARDSEHPD; encoded by the coding sequence ATGACCCGCTCCGATCTGGTTGAAGCGCTGGCGGCCCGTTTCGGGCAGCTCACGCACCGCGACGCCGAATCGGCCGTCAAGGCCATCCTGGACGCGATGAATGACGCCTTGGTGCGTGGGCGCCGCATTGAAATTCGCGGCTTCGGCAGCTTTTCCATCAACCGTCGTCCACCGCGCATGGGTCGCAACCCGCGCAGTGGCGAAAGCGTCGCCATCCCCGAGAAGCGTGTTCCCCATTTCAAGCCGGGCAAGGCCCTGCGCGAGGCCGTGGACGCCAGCGAGGCGAGGGACAGCGAACATCCGGACTGA
- a CDS encoding LapA family protein, producing MNKLVWLLKWMLRAAIFFALLVFALNNQARVTLNFFFDYQWNTPLVFVVLAAFALGLALGILVMLPRWLGQRHAARKARRQLESESESKLGMSTQFTPSKPFPHDHPVG from the coding sequence ATGAACAAATTGGTCTGGCTGCTCAAGTGGATGCTTCGGGCGGCCATTTTTTTCGCCCTGCTGGTGTTTGCACTCAACAACCAGGCACGGGTCACGCTGAATTTCTTCTTTGACTACCAATGGAACACCCCGCTGGTGTTCGTGGTGCTGGCCGCCTTCGCGCTCGGCTTGGCACTGGGCATTCTGGTGATGCTGCCGCGCTGGCTCGGCCAACGCCACGCGGCGCGCAAGGCACGCCGCCAGCTTGAATCCGAAAGTGAAAGCAAGCTCGGCATGAGCACGCAGTTCACTCCGTCCAAACCGTTTCCGCACGACCACCCCGTCGGATGA
- a CDS encoding lipopolysaccharide assembly protein LapB translates to MNPELSWLPSWLTFGLMALPAAFALGWLASRLDWRQLRLEDRRNPRAYFRGLNFLLNEQQDQAIDAFIEAVQNDPDTSELHFALGNLFRRRGDYERAVRVHQHLLSRGDLSETEHQRAQHALALDYLKAGLLDHAENALLKLEGTPFQTQARLARLANYERARDWPQAAAIARSLDGVQDKTAGSGSGMQLAGSFAPRLAHYLCEQAAERLASRDVEGAQDLLRRAIQTAPQAPRPRIELARLQMQRGQAAETETARVDAARQACETLSAALDTSPAAAPLIAAPLVKAAQACGKETSVQARLQALYEQAPSLDLLEALISLHAPVPDPTQAGAPSSKDLRAWYLHHLRHEPSLAAASKWLAGEKLEHEDQHPLVQRALDRAAQPLLRYRCAACGFEAKQHFWQCPGCQSWDSYPARRVEEL, encoded by the coding sequence ATGAATCCTGAACTGAGCTGGTTACCCAGCTGGCTGACCTTTGGTCTGATGGCCTTGCCCGCGGCCTTCGCCCTGGGCTGGCTGGCCTCGCGCCTGGATTGGCGCCAGTTGCGCCTTGAAGACCGCCGCAACCCCCGGGCCTACTTCCGAGGACTGAACTTCCTGCTCAACGAACAGCAGGACCAGGCGATCGACGCCTTCATCGAGGCCGTGCAGAACGACCCCGACACCTCTGAACTGCATTTCGCACTCGGCAATCTGTTCCGCCGCCGGGGTGACTACGAACGCGCGGTGCGCGTGCACCAGCACCTGCTGTCACGCGGCGACCTGAGCGAAACCGAGCACCAGCGCGCCCAGCATGCACTCGCGCTCGACTACCTCAAGGCGGGTCTGCTCGACCATGCCGAGAACGCCCTGCTCAAGCTCGAGGGCACGCCCTTCCAGACCCAGGCCCGTCTGGCGCGGCTGGCCAACTATGAGCGCGCGCGCGATTGGCCACAGGCCGCCGCCATCGCCCGTTCCCTCGATGGCGTCCAGGACAAGACCGCTGGATCGGGTTCCGGCATGCAGCTCGCCGGCAGCTTCGCGCCGCGTCTGGCGCACTATCTCTGCGAGCAGGCCGCCGAACGCCTTGCGTCCCGTGACGTGGAAGGCGCGCAGGATCTGCTGCGCCGTGCCATCCAGACCGCGCCTCAGGCGCCGCGCCCGCGCATCGAGCTCGCTCGGCTGCAAATGCAGCGAGGCCAGGCTGCAGAGACCGAAACCGCGCGCGTTGACGCCGCGCGGCAAGCCTGCGAGACACTGAGTGCCGCGCTGGACACCAGCCCCGCCGCCGCGCCACTGATCGCCGCGCCCCTGGTCAAGGCCGCTCAAGCCTGCGGCAAGGAGACCTCCGTTCAGGCACGCCTGCAGGCACTCTATGAACAAGCCCCCTCGCTGGACCTGCTGGAAGCCTTGATCTCGTTGCACGCGCCGGTGCCAGACCCCACGCAAGCGGGCGCCCCCTCGTCGAAGGACCTGCGCGCCTGGTACCTGCATCACCTGCGGCACGAGCCGTCACTGGCCGCGGCCAGCAAGTGGCTGGCCGGCGAAAAGCTGGAACACGAGGACCAGCACCCCTTGGTGCAGCGCGCGCTGGACCGCGCGGCCCAACCCCTGCTGCGCTACCGCTGCGCCGCCTGCGGCTTCGAGGCCAAGCAACATTTCTGGCAATGCCCGGGCTGCCAGTCCTGGGACAGCTACCCGGCACGTCGGGTGGAAGAGTTGTGA
- the rfaE1 gene encoding D-glycero-beta-D-manno-heptose-7-phosphate kinase, with amino-acid sequence MQITKEQLSQSRVLVVGDAMVDRYWYGAVDRISPEAPVPVVRVTREELRMGGAANVAANVVALGAQASLITVVGDDEASHTLENLVAQSGIQSHLGRAPALQTTVKLRVIGRQQQLIRLDFESSPPGEVLASQTARFLQLLPKHDAVLFSDYGKGGLEHVHHMIEHARAAGTPVLVDPKGSDYSYYVGATVITPNRDELRQVVGAWRDEQELRAKAHALREKLQLTALLLTRSEEGMTLYDAEGESSVATQARDVYDVTGAGDTVIATLAALVGAGLPLRTALPWVNKAGGIVVGKFGTATASYGELFGD; translated from the coding sequence ATGCAAATCACGAAGGAACAACTTTCTCAATCCCGCGTGCTGGTGGTTGGCGACGCGATGGTCGACCGGTACTGGTACGGCGCGGTCGACCGCATCAGCCCCGAGGCCCCCGTGCCGGTGGTGCGCGTGACGCGCGAGGAACTGCGCATGGGGGGCGCGGCCAATGTCGCGGCCAACGTGGTGGCGCTGGGGGCCCAAGCGTCGCTGATCACCGTGGTGGGGGACGACGAAGCGAGCCACACCCTGGAAAATCTGGTCGCGCAAAGCGGCATCCAGTCGCACCTGGGTCGCGCTCCCGCGCTGCAGACCACGGTCAAGCTGCGGGTCATTGGTCGCCAGCAGCAACTGATCCGCCTCGATTTCGAGAGCAGTCCGCCCGGTGAAGTTCTGGCCTCGCAGACGGCCAGGTTTCTGCAGTTGCTTCCGAAGCACGATGCCGTGCTGTTTTCCGACTACGGCAAGGGTGGACTGGAGCACGTGCACCACATGATCGAGCACGCGCGTGCCGCCGGCACGCCGGTCTTGGTCGACCCCAAAGGCTCGGATTATTCGTACTATGTCGGCGCGACCGTCATCACCCCCAACCGCGATGAGCTGCGCCAGGTGGTTGGGGCCTGGCGCGACGAACAGGAGCTGCGTGCCAAGGCCCATGCCCTGCGCGAGAAACTCCAGTTGACCGCCCTGCTGCTCACGCGCAGCGAGGAAGGCATGACGCTGTACGACGCCGAGGGCGAGAGCAGCGTGGCGACGCAGGCGCGCGACGTGTACGACGTGACCGGCGCAGGCGACACAGTGATCGCGACGCTCGCCGCCCTGGTCGGCGCGGGCTTGCCGCTGCGCACCGCCCTGCCCTGGGTCAACAAGGCCGGTGGCATCGTCGTCGGCAAGTTCGGCACGGCCACCGCAAGCTACGGCGAATTGTTCGGTGACTGA
- a CDS encoding hydantoinase B/oxoprolinase family protein translates to MTEKNPLLSAGRWQFWIDRGGTFTDIVAKRPDGTLTTHKLLSENPEQYKDAAVAGIRHLLGLKAGEPVTPALVECVKMGTTVATNALLERKGEPTLLVTTRGFRDALRIAYQNRPRLFDRRILLPELLYTAVVEAEERMDAHGEVVAPLDEAAASTLKQDLQAQFDAGLRSVAIVFMHGYRYTAHEARAANLAREVGFTQISTSHGTSPLMKFVSRGDTTVVDAYLSPILRRYVEQVAGEMPGVPLYFMQSSGGLTDAHAFQGKDAILSGPAGGIVGMARTAELAFTDAASAPAEGGVKVIGFDMGGTSTDVSHYAGAFEREFETQVAGVRMRAPMMSIHTVAAGGGSILSFDGARFRVGPESAGANPGPASYRRGGPLAVTDANVFLGKIQPAWFPKVFGPKADETLDAEAVRAKFDGLATRTGRSAEDVAEGFINIAVQQMANAIKKISVARGYDVTRYTLQCFGGAGGQHACLVADALGMTRVLVHPLAGVLSAYGMGLADQSLIREQAVETALSEAALPDLTARLDALADSASQALAGQQVSQGAITVQRRVHVRYEGSDAALVVSCPEAATPQAVHAGIVAAFETAYRQRYAFLMQGKGLIVEAVSVEAVIAGDAPTERRQALSPVRETPRRDTVRLYSGGAWHPAALVVREDLRPGDLITGPAIIAEKNATTVVEPGWEAKLTALDHLVLERRVAREQRYAAGTQADPVLLEVFNNLFMNIAEQMGLQLQNTAHSVNIKERLDFSCALFDAEGNLIANAPHMPVHLGSMGESIKTVIRENAGRMQPGDVYMLNDPYHGGTHLPDVTVITPVYIQGSAEPTFYVGSRGHHADIGGTTPGSMPPFSTRIEEEGVQINNVKLVDRGALRETEVLALLASGEYPSRNPQQNLADLKAQIAANEKGVQELRKMVAQFGLDVVQAYMRHVQDNAEESVRRVITRLKDGSYTLALDNGAQISVAVRVDVASRGAEIDFTGTSPQQINNFNAPTAVCMAAVLYVFRTLVDDDIPLNAGCLKPLKVIIPPGSMLNPNPPASVVAGNVETSSCITNALYGALGMMAASQCTMNNFTFGNAQYQYYETISGGSGAGAVIDETGRVVSGFDGTSVVQTHMTNSRLTDPEVLEFRFPVRLLAYEIRRGSGGAGRWRGGDGGVRRVQFLERMTAGILSNGRVHGAFGMAGGAPGQPGINRVVRAFRGGAADSVEVLGHIGTAEMQPGDVFEIHTPGGGGYGTLS, encoded by the coding sequence ATGACTGAAAAGAATCCGCTTCTGAGTGCAGGCCGCTGGCAATTCTGGATCGACCGTGGCGGCACCTTCACCGACATCGTGGCCAAGCGCCCCGATGGCACCCTCACCACGCACAAGCTGCTGTCCGAGAACCCGGAGCAGTACAAGGACGCGGCGGTGGCCGGCATCCGGCACTTGCTCGGCCTGAAGGCGGGCGAACCCGTCACGCCCGCCTTGGTGGAATGCGTGAAGATGGGCACCACGGTCGCGACCAATGCCTTGCTGGAACGCAAGGGCGAGCCCACGTTGCTGGTCACCACCCGGGGTTTCCGCGACGCGCTGCGCATCGCCTACCAGAACCGGCCGCGCCTCTTTGATCGGCGCATCTTGCTGCCGGAACTGCTCTACACCGCCGTGGTCGAGGCCGAGGAGCGCATGGACGCGCACGGCGAGGTGGTGGCGCCCCTGGATGAGGCGGCCGCATCGACACTGAAGCAGGATTTGCAGGCGCAGTTCGACGCGGGCCTGCGCAGCGTGGCCATTGTGTTCATGCACGGTTACCGCTACACCGCGCACGAAGCGCGGGCGGCCAACCTCGCGCGCGAGGTTGGTTTCACCCAGATCAGCACCTCGCACGGCACCAGCCCGCTGATGAAGTTCGTGAGCCGGGGCGACACCACAGTGGTGGATGCCTATCTATCACCCATCCTGCGCCGTTACGTCGAGCAGGTGGCGGGCGAGATGCCTGGCGTGCCTCTGTACTTCATGCAATCCTCGGGCGGCTTGACGGATGCCCATGCCTTCCAGGGCAAGGACGCCATCCTGTCCGGGCCGGCGGGCGGCATCGTGGGCATGGCACGCACGGCCGAGTTGGCCTTCACCGATGCGGCCTCCGCGCCGGCCGAGGGCGGCGTGAAGGTCATCGGCTTCGACATGGGCGGCACCAGCACCGACGTGAGCCATTACGCGGGCGCCTTCGAGCGCGAGTTCGAGACCCAGGTGGCCGGGGTGCGCATGCGCGCGCCCATGATGAGCATCCACACGGTGGCAGCCGGCGGTGGCTCCATCCTGAGCTTCGACGGTGCGCGTTTCCGGGTCGGACCCGAAAGCGCGGGCGCCAACCCCGGGCCGGCGAGTTACCGGCGCGGTGGCCCGCTGGCTGTGACCGATGCCAACGTCTTCCTCGGGAAAATCCAGCCTGCCTGGTTCCCCAAGGTGTTCGGTCCGAAGGCGGATGAAACCCTGGATGCCGAGGCCGTGCGCGCCAAGTTCGACGGACTGGCGACCCGCACCGGCCGCAGCGCCGAGGATGTGGCCGAGGGCTTCATCAACATCGCCGTGCAGCAGATGGCCAACGCCATCAAGAAGATTTCGGTCGCGCGTGGGTACGACGTGACTCGCTACACCCTGCAATGCTTTGGTGGCGCGGGCGGTCAGCATGCCTGCCTGGTGGCCGATGCCCTGGGCATGACGCGGGTACTGGTGCACCCGCTCGCGGGCGTGCTCTCGGCTTACGGCATGGGCCTGGCCGACCAGAGCCTGATCCGCGAACAGGCGGTGGAAACGGCGTTGAGCGAGGCGGCCTTGCCCGACCTCACGGCGCGGCTCGATGCCCTGGCGGACAGTGCGTCGCAGGCACTTGCGGGGCAGCAGGTCAGCCAAGGCGCGATCACCGTGCAGCGGCGCGTGCATGTACGTTACGAAGGCAGCGATGCGGCCTTGGTCGTGTCCTGCCCGGAGGCTGCGACGCCGCAAGCTGTCCACGCGGGCATCGTCGCCGCCTTCGAGACTGCTTACCGCCAACGCTATGCCTTCCTGATGCAGGGCAAGGGTCTGATCGTCGAAGCGGTGTCGGTCGAGGCTGTGATCGCGGGCGACGCACCCACCGAACGGCGGCAGGCCCTGAGCCCGGTGCGCGAAACGCCGCGTCGCGACACCGTGCGGCTTTACTCGGGTGGTGCGTGGCACCCGGCGGCCCTGGTCGTGCGCGAGGACCTGCGCCCCGGCGACCTGATCACCGGCCCGGCCATCATCGCCGAGAAGAACGCGACCACCGTGGTCGAACCTGGCTGGGAAGCGAAGCTGACCGCGCTGGACCACCTGGTGCTGGAGCGCCGAGTGGCGCGCGAGCAGCGCTACGCCGCCGGCACCCAGGCCGACCCGGTGCTGCTGGAGGTGTTCAACAACCTCTTCATGAACATCGCCGAGCAGATGGGCCTGCAGCTGCAGAACACCGCGCACTCGGTCAACATCAAGGAGCGGCTGGATTTCTCCTGCGCGCTGTTCGACGCCGAGGGCAATCTGATCGCCAATGCACCGCACATGCCGGTGCACCTGGGCTCCATGGGCGAGAGCATCAAGACCGTGATTCGCGAGAACGCCGGCCGCATGCAGCCGGGCGACGTCTACATGCTCAACGATCCCTACCACGGCGGCACCCACCTGCCCGACGTGACGGTGATCACGCCGGTTTACATCCAGGGCAGCGCGGAGCCCACGTTCTACGTCGGTTCGCGCGGCCACCACGCCGACATCGGTGGCACCACACCGGGCTCCATGCCACCGTTCTCGACGCGCATCGAGGAAGAGGGCGTGCAGATCAACAACGTGAAGCTGGTGGACCGTGGCGCGCTGCGCGAAACCGAGGTGCTGGCGCTGCTGGCGAGTGGCGAATACCCCTCGCGCAATCCGCAGCAGAACCTGGCCGACCTGAAGGCGCAGATCGCCGCCAATGAAAAAGGCGTGCAGGAACTGCGCAAGATGGTCGCGCAATTCGGCCTGGACGTGGTGCAGGCCTATATGCGGCACGTGCAGGACAACGCGGAGGAGTCGGTGCGCCGTGTGATCACCCGGCTCAAGGACGGTAGCTACACCCTGGCACTGGACAACGGCGCGCAGATCAGCGTGGCGGTGCGCGTCGACGTCGCCAGCCGTGGCGCGGAGATCGACTTCACCGGCACCAGCCCGCAGCAGATCAACAACTTCAATGCGCCCACGGCCGTCTGCATGGCCGCGGTGCTCTACGTCTTCCGTACCCTGGTCGACGACGACATTCCGCTCAACGCGGGCTGTCTCAAGCCGCTCAAGGTCATCATTCCGCCGGGCTCGATGCTGAACCCGAATCCGCCGGCTTCGGTGGTCGCGGGCAATGTGGAAACGTCCTCCTGCATCACCAACGCGCTCTATGGCGCCCTGGGCATGATGGCGGCCAGCCAGTGCACGATGAACAACTTCACCTTCGGCAATGCGCAGTACCAGTACTACGAGACCATCTCGGGGGGCTCCGGCGCTGGGGCGGTGATCGACGAAACCGGGCGCGTGGTGAGCGGTTTCGACGGCACGAGCGTGGTGCAGACCCATATGACCAACTCGCGCCTCACCGACCCCGAGGTGCTGGAGTTCCGTTTCCCGGTGCGCCTGCTGGCCTACGAGATTCGCCGGGGCTCGGGCGGTGCTGGCCGTTGGCGAGGCGGCGACGGCGGCGTGCGGCGCGTCCAGTTCCTGGAAAGGATGACCGCGGGCATTCTGTCGAATGGTCGCGTGCACGGTGCTTTCGGCATGGCCGGTGGCGCGCCGGGGCAGCCGGGCATCAACCGGGTCGTCCGCGCGTTCCGTGGTGGAGCGGCCGATTCGGTGGAAGTGCTGGGGCACATCGGGACCGCGGAGATGCAGCCCGGTGACGTCTTCGAAATCCACACGCCGGGCGGCGGGGGATATGGCACGCTCAGCTGA
- a CDS encoding putative hydro-lyase, giving the protein MKHETRMDEAAYQVRLSARNGQLTGPTANLAPGRVQANLAILPRALADDFLLFCQRNPKPCPLLAMSEPGSPALPELGHDIDIRTDIPRYRVWEKGQLVAEPTDVRDFWREDLVSFLIGCSFSFEEAMLENDLPVRHIEQQRNVPMYRTRVPTQAAGVFQGPLVVSMRPLKAADAIRAIQVTSRFPSVHGAPVHFGDPAEIGITDIHRPDYGDAVDIRPGEVPVFWACGVTPQSVVAAVKPDFCITHAPGHMLVTDLLNSRMAVF; this is encoded by the coding sequence ATGAAACACGAAACCCGGATGGACGAGGCCGCCTACCAGGTGCGTCTGAGCGCGCGCAACGGTCAACTGACCGGCCCCACCGCGAACCTGGCTCCCGGCAGAGTGCAGGCCAATCTGGCCATCCTGCCGCGGGCCCTGGCCGATGATTTTTTGCTTTTCTGCCAGCGCAATCCCAAGCCCTGCCCCCTGCTGGCCATGTCCGAGCCCGGCAGCCCGGCGCTGCCCGAGTTGGGGCATGACATCGACATCCGCACCGACATCCCGCGCTACCGTGTCTGGGAAAAGGGGCAACTGGTCGCCGAGCCGACCGATGTGCGCGACTTCTGGCGCGAGGACCTCGTGTCCTTCCTGATCGGCTGTTCCTTTTCCTTCGAGGAAGCCATGCTGGAGAACGATTTGCCAGTGCGCCACATCGAACAGCAGCGCAACGTGCCCATGTACCGCACCCGTGTGCCTACACAGGCGGCGGGGGTGTTCCAGGGGCCGCTGGTGGTGTCCATGCGCCCTTTGAAGGCGGCCGACGCCATCCGCGCCATCCAGGTGACTTCGCGCTTCCCGTCCGTGCATGGCGCACCGGTGCATTTCGGCGATCCGGCCGAGATCGGCATCACCGACATCCATCGTCCCGACTATGGCGACGCGGTGGACATCCGGCCGGGCGAAGTCCCGGTGTTCTGGGCCTGTGGCGTGACGCCGCAATCGGTCGTGGCCGCCGTCAAGCCGGATTTCTGCATCACCCACGCGCCCGGTCACATGCTGGTCACCGACTTGCTGAACAGCCGCATGGCGGTGTTCTGA
- a CDS encoding amidase: protein MSLPTLQQQAEALRTGRVTARDLVETALTRTSDPAGEGVRVFTRVYAERARAQAQASDWLLGAGLARSLLEGLPVSIKDLFDVAGETTLAGSVVLRDAEPAKAHALVVQRLIAAGAVIVGRTNMTEFAYSGLGLNPHYGTPRNPWDRATGRIPGGSTSGGAVSVTDGMAVAAIGSDTGGSVRIPSALCGLTGFKPSARRVPMDGVLPLSAQLDSIGPLAASVACCAALDAILSGEQNADLPAPASLRHLRLALPLTLVREGMDADVAAAFDASVRALSAAGAQVEEIALPEFAQLATLNAQGGFTAAEAWAWHRPHIARAPERYDPRVISRIRRGAALSAADWLDLMAARKAWVAGVEQRIAGYDALLMPTTPVIAPPIAALEASDELYGATNLLMLRNSTLINFLDGCALSLPCHCAGDAPVGLMLAGANGADRRILSIGLAIEARLHKTAT from the coding sequence ATGAGCCTGCCTACCTTGCAGCAGCAGGCCGAGGCCCTGCGCACGGGTCGCGTGACCGCACGCGATCTGGTCGAGACGGCGCTGACGCGCACCAGCGACCCGGCCGGCGAGGGCGTGCGCGTCTTTACCCGCGTGTACGCCGAACGCGCCCGCGCGCAGGCTCAAGCCTCCGACTGGTTGTTGGGGGCCGGGCTGGCGCGCTCGCTGCTCGAAGGCCTGCCGGTGTCGATCAAGGATTTGTTCGACGTGGCGGGTGAGACCACGCTGGCGGGCTCCGTGGTGCTGCGTGACGCCGAGCCCGCCAAGGCGCATGCGCTTGTCGTGCAGCGCCTGATCGCCGCCGGCGCGGTGATCGTGGGGCGCACCAACATGACGGAGTTCGCCTATTCCGGCCTGGGACTCAACCCGCACTACGGCACGCCACGCAACCCCTGGGACCGTGCCACCGGGCGCATCCCTGGTGGCTCCACCTCGGGAGGAGCCGTTTCGGTGACCGACGGCATGGCAGTGGCCGCCATCGGTTCGGACACGGGTGGCTCGGTGCGCATTCCCTCGGCCCTGTGCGGGCTGACGGGTTTCAAGCCGAGCGCCCGTCGGGTTCCGATGGACGGGGTGTTGCCCTTGTCCGCCCAACTGGACTCTATCGGTCCGTTGGCGGCCAGCGTGGCCTGTTGCGCGGCGCTCGACGCGATTCTGTCCGGCGAGCAGAACGCGGACTTGCCCGCGCCAGCCTCTTTGCGCCATCTGCGCCTGGCCTTGCCACTGACCTTGGTACGCGAAGGCATGGACGCCGATGTGGCGGCCGCTTTTGACGCCAGTGTGCGAGCGCTGTCGGCCGCGGGTGCGCAGGTGGAGGAGATCGCGTTGCCAGAATTCGCGCAGCTCGCCACTCTCAATGCGCAGGGCGGATTCACCGCTGCCGAGGCCTGGGCCTGGCATCGCCCGCACATCGCGCGCGCGCCCGAGCGCTACGACCCCCGGGTGATCTCGCGCATCCGGCGTGGCGCCGCCCTGTCCGCTGCCGATTGGCTGGACCTGATGGCCGCGCGCAAGGCCTGGGTCGCCGGCGTTGAACAGCGCATCGCGGGGTATGACGCGCTGCTGATGCCGACCACGCCCGTGATCGCGCCGCCGATTGCCGCCCTGGAGGCCTCCGATGAACTGTATGGCGCGACCAATCTGCTGATGTTGCGCAACTCCACCCTCATCAATTTCCTGGATGGCTGCGCCTTGTCCCTGCCGTGCCACTGCGCAGGTGACGCGCCCGTGGGTCTCATGCTCGCTGGCGCGAATGGCGCCGACCGCCGCATCCTGTCCATCGGATTGGCCATCGAGGCCCGCCTGCACAAGACTGCCACATGA